Within the Siniperca chuatsi isolate FFG_IHB_CAS linkage group LG18, ASM2008510v1, whole genome shotgun sequence genome, the region gttgagacatttcactaaaaggcaaaaatgtcaacctcatggtggatTGACCAACTGACAGAGCGACATTGAGGATATTTAAATTAATCTGCAATAAAAACCAACAATCAAGTCATTTCACAAATATATTTGcaaggaaaaggaaaataatttcCATACAAAAACCGTACCTATAAAAGACATATCAAGAATAGCTTttctaaaatatacagtatattatttaaGCAACAAATATTATTGCTTTAGAATTGTTTCACGAATACGAAGGTGTGATGTGTTGAGAGGCACAGCACTCAAAATATTGAGTGTCTGTATCCGGTTTAAGCCCCTGCTGAGTGATTGACAAAGTATTGATTGAGTATTTAACCTCTCAGAAAGGCCAGATTTAAATGTCACGCTTGATTTTCTCAGTCTGTAGCGTAATAGAGGAGTTCAATCAAACTGCCAGTCCAAAACTCACCTCATTTGAgcaacatttcaactgttttgttGTATAAAAGAACGTGAAGTGACTGCTGCACAGGGTGGGACCAGGCCTCTACTGACAATTTATAGAAgacatatattttataatatactgtatataacagtCCATAGTAAATAACCTATAGACCATGTTGTCCTAGATAATTCATTTCCTGGAGTAAACGCATCATCAGTCTTGTTCATTAATTTCATCACTGAGCACAGAGGAGATACATAGGAAGCTGCCTTAGAGAGTAACACAGTACAACAGATTTTCAAGCATATGAGCacacaataacaatataatatacaattatgaaataaaacatacaagGATCCAAATGTTAgtcaatacagtacaatattaaatataaaatgtgaaactatcAGGCatgacataaaatataaaatactaataataatagaaatgttttgcaggataagtctggtgacgttcgacatttttcttattgtcaacaaatcccatcctactaacaagtattgtattcagagcctgatatatcttattcctccgtgccatagacctccattgttgtccagaaacacatcaatgagccacactgttgcactgggtgtcATGTTCCTTCCTCATGATAAATGTGGATACTGTAGTTTACTTTAAGTCAgtcatacactgtcctgctcctgctgctgaaaatgctCACTAGCGCACAAAATatgccactgaaaatagtctccaacaaatgcactatatACACttgcttaagtaaaatttttaaCAACTACAGTGCCCAGGTAGCCACTTTcgaaaatgaaagtatatatgtGTGAGCCTTTTTAAAGAGACTTTCCTCCCAAGAcgaacaacagcatcagtcatttcagtaagtgccccaaaacgacatctgtttatgttcaagtggcAAAGCCCCCCTAGTGGCTGTAgcaattatgacgggagcaaaggaggaagtcaggttaCGTtatagggaggaggtcagggtggatggatgggtcaaaaaATACCAGACGTTAACAGTGGAGACAAGTGTTTGTTTCCCGTTTCCAACCGACAGTATGTCCACAATCGCTTCTGATctttaaccacgtgtttatcattgtaaccatgacgacaaagCTCCACTAATTTTAACATGGtggtcattttaacccaaaccatgatctttccattaaatctaaccaaaccaaccaaccaCAGCATTGTCAtatcataaaactgatttaggaaggcacagacaaatggtGTCCTGCTGatagatcagaaaacacttcaatgCATCGTTCTGGAGGGCATGGACGaacaacacattttatcttttaatttgaTGGACTTATtggtttttaaagatttacatcttcagtggGAATGAATGGGCTTGGTGCCACCAGCAGGCTGGGGAAGTCGGAAGATATTAAGAGATGatctaacacattgttggttttggtcttttcgtgggatGTGATGACAAtaggaaaaatatagaaaaatgcCTCATactataacattaaaaaaaaaagaactgtcCCACTAGACAGCTATACAGCTGTTTTGTATTCACACCTTCTTTTCCTGTAATATTCTAATTTAAATTAGTGAAAGACCAGTAGAGGTGCTTATCACTAcaatatgtatacacacacatacacacatcatcatcacacactcGTTCATCACCGGCTGTGGCTGCAGCTGTCTGTCAATGATAATACACCTGCAGGCCTTTAATCAATGGCCGCCCCATTGGTTTGTACCATTCAAGCCATTCATTTCAGAGATATCGCCTGCTGTTCTCTCTGTGCGGTTATATACCAGAGACAGTCATCAAAGACAGTGAGATCATCCCACATCTGAAGGGGTGATGAAGTGGTCTCATGGTCGTTCACCAAGACATGAGTCTGTGACTTCTGAATTATTCTTTATAAACAATCATCAACAtcagaaatgtaatgaaatttAATAGTGGACggatgtttatttgtatattattgCAAATAACTGATAGGACTACCTGCATTGTCAGTGATGAGTGACAGCCTGCTGTTTGAAAATGGTGGTGCTGCATGTTGAGCTCTCTAACAGGCAAGGATAATGTCATCTAGAACCAATCTGAAATCATCTCCCTGTTGCGTGTCAGGTGAGTGAACAATGATTTAAGAAATGCCTGACATGCCCATAAAAACATAACCTGTGACTAACTTTGTACTTTGGCACAGTAGTGTTTTGCGTTAAATGCTAACAATTAaactgctggtggcgctagaggaaaagtcagaggatcaccaacatcagaaggattcatcctctgaagaCCATGAATGCCtctaccatagactgtatataaatatggaCGCCGCtgctccacttcctcccactgtacaaagtTAAgtcaaaatatcccggatacgggagcagccatcttgtgcttttgacgtcatttggagtctgcgcagtagtgatcggggttggagctgCGGTGTTGAGGTCCCCCCCATACACCCGACTGACTCAATCGCAAGCCGGctccagctgtcaatcatgatgcgACCCCCCCTTTTCATAGCATCAAATAagtaattaaaaccaaacttatcagaaaaatgaacacttgaacattcATCAGCATGATAAAAACTATCTAAAATatcagaaaccatctttggggtactttgattttttagttTGACTCAtatcccatccgctaacatggagggtgCAGGGTTTCTGACCGATACTGCTATACTGCCTAATTCATCACGGATGGACTGATACCACAAACAGACAGTGGCTTTGtcattcaaacatttcaaaagtatCACAGAATGTGCCTTTAAAGTTTGTGTAAGTGTTTTCCCACTACTTTATCACACTACTgggaaaacagaaacagtgcTGTCTGGAAAGGTGGAGCAATAAACACCTCCCATATGTGTTCCTCCACTGAAACTAATGAATTGAAAGTAATTTAATGGAGCAGTGCACAGAACAGGAATAGTTGCAGGAATTTCCTTTGAACACAAAGAGCAAGAAGAGGATATTTATATATCGTGTATATAACTATAGGCCtaaatgtacagaaaaaaatgtacatgtatttaTCTGAAAAATGGATCAGATCACAAAAGTAAATGGAAATGTAACATAATTGTTTCATGTGGAAGGTCTTGACTGTGTTAGAATGAGCTTTGTTTTGTCACTGGGgcacaaattaaaacaggaaacacattttgGCACAACTGATGCAAGAGCAAAACCACAGTTGAGTGCTTTGTCATGCGGTataattttattacaaaaaagtTTTATACAAATTTAACTGCATAATGGCAATGAACActtgtatttattatattgaACACTTTACCTATTGCCCTCTGTGTCATCTGTGACAGGAAATGACTCATTCTGTATCATTCAGCAAAATAAACAGAAGGTAACATTCATTTTAGCATCATTCCTTTTCAAGAATGTTGACCATGAACCCatatataacataataacaaTATCATAAGTCTTGTCTTGATAagtacacagaaatacacaaagcaaaaataaaaacaatagcgGTTCCACCAAACACAAAAGGACACTTCATTAAGCTTTATTTAGCAACAACCAGAATGAATGGGAAAAAATGgggagacaaataaaaaaaactaaccaATTGAAAGTCCAGTGAATTTGGAGTCTGTAATAACATAATATCACTGTGAATGTATATCTTATTTTTCATACACTTTTATGTTTATGTCTTTGGATTTAAGACATTTTGTCTAATCAGAGGGACCGACCAGATGGATctcttgtttttaataaaataattttaaaaatgtttgcagtCAAATGATACATTTGTCACTTTATGATCCTGTCAGGATCAGTAATTGAAACAGAAATCTTCCACATTGTTGAGTTTGATTGTCTGCAGCTCCTGGCTGTCCAGTAGCCTGTAGCTGAAAGACACTCGGTTAACAAACTTTCCGCTGGACACCATCCTCACCACTGTGTTATCGCAGCCGATCTTCATGTGGGCTGCAGGGGAAAGGTGAGGAAACATTAAGGCTTAGTTCAACCGGCAGGGTTTGATAATGTGGAAGGAAAGAGATCACTGTACTCACTGGGTCCTGTGAAGGAGATGCAGAGGTCTGTGATGGGCAGCAGCTTCGATGTGTCGATGCCATTTCCTCCCAGAAGCTGCACAAAATCTCCTGATTCTGCACAACCAGGAATGGACCTCTGTGGAAATCAACACATGGCGTTGTAACATGTGGTAAATACTCTCCATCAACAGGATTCAGTGGAGCGACATTCAGTCCATTGACTGGGTAGGATATGCCAGCATCTGTAATAATACTGGTGAGCGCATTGAAAAagtcaaatctaataatgaaacaataattGTTTTACATATTAAAGAAAAGATCACACAGATTTTTTCACGCATTAGCTCAGACCGAGTTAATGCGTCACAAAGAGTACAGCTCCAGATGcagtggttttgtgtgtttgtatcctAAGATatcattttgtctgtctttgtttaaatttttaGAGCCCTCTTCTATTCAGCTCTTGAAACGGTTTAAAATGACCCATCTTTATACTTTCTTGACAAACGACCTCGTGCAGTCGTTTGAATAAtgactttgttcaccagctagtctctaactgtgtctgtctgtcgtttggtgctgggcaggtaatgTACAGTGGTTTTTAGGgcttttcactaaaaaacagCTGGTGAGAGCAGTGAGATTGTACCAtaacagtaaagctgtgggccataaaaccaaaacaacgagctgaaagaagaagctaaaatgctctgtagagttgaggggaactgcagagtcgggtgataattctctgtgggttcttTACTATGAGccgtagtcatgtgatccattgttaatataaaattttaattttagacCTGTTTTGTCATACtggtatgaggacttgttgctGTTCTGTTTACTTGTGTACTTCTAAAGCAttaacagaattttttttttaaattgcgaAAGGAACATGTGAATTAAAGGTCATGATATCAGCAAGAAGGCGCAAGCTGAAGGTAAAGAATATAAATTTGACAGTCTCCTATCAAACAATGGAGCTTAAGGCAAATCACGTGCAATTGAGGTAGCATAAGAACTGTACTTAACGTTAAGGTTTTAGGTTCAGCTCACTCAAATCACAACAACAGCTTCTTTATATCGAAAGTGGGTAATAGTATGTAACTGAGGCaatgtttctggaaagacatattgctgttgtgttttcctaaTGTAATTTTTGGCCGCTTTGAGCACCCTGAACAAATTCCAGTTCATCTCCACTGTACTGGAGTAGTGGCAAAGCCTTGAGAAAAATGTGGTGAGGAGAATAATTAAGAGCTAAGGCAATATTAAAGTGGACATTGTACCGAAATCAGTATTTTATGCATTTGTTCACCTTGGGGAAGTTGTTGAAGTGTCCCAGGCTGAACTCAGAGACGTCGATCTCCACTGGATATATGATGGAGAAGCTGCAGTTCCTGTGCTGCTGCGGGATCACCATTGTGTAACTGCCCTCTGGTGACTGAGAGATGACATTACAGGCTGCAACGAGACAAGAAATGGTAAAAGGAGGGATGTTAAAAGGATTTCCTCGATGGATTCTCAAATGGAAGCAGGTGAAAATACACAGAAGCACAAGCACAGTGACAAGCAAACTCACAAACAGTTTATTGCAAAGGAGtgacaaaaggtaaaaataacaaaacaacaatgacaaaatcTAAATGTGATTTAATAATGAGCACCTGTTCTGTGAAGTGGAACAAAACTCATATTTACAAAGTGCTAATTTTATTTCTGATTATTTGAGTTGGTTGATGGAACCAAATGTACAGGTGCTATAGCTGCAAAGGTATTAAACAAATGTGGCTATCTACAAAATTCAAGTCTAGTATCATGAAAGCAAATTAGGTGGTGATTTTTAAAACTGAGGAAATTGATGTGGATATTGAAAAATAATTGCACAGGTTTAATAGAGAAATCATCTTATTTTGGGTTCAATTTGTCCCTTAGATTTAGCTTTTTTGTCTTGTCCTTACATGTCACTgtaggacagcactggccatgTGATCCTGGTCCTGATCCAGAAACGTAGTGATGGCAAACTGTCCCCTGTTGGTGCAATTGATGACTAAAAGCCCCCTGCCAGGCTTATATCATCACCACAGACTCACACATGAATCGCTGCACAAATGGACTGAAATGGACTGAAAGCTGCATTTGTGTGCCTCTGTCCATTTTATAGTTAATTTATGAATGTGACAATCTACTCACGGAAAGGATTGATGTGTTTCCTGACTGTCAGGGTGAAGCTGCTGCCAGCGTTGTGAATGCGGAAGAAGACCATGGCCACGTTCTGAGAGGAGCGCACGCTTCTCCTCAGTGATCCCGAGTCACAGTAATCCACATAACGCTCGTACAGAGGTACCGGGTGATCCTGGGAGCTGGGGAACTTTTCTCCTTTCATCACCCAGCCGTCAAACACCTTCATGGGACACATTAACAGTCAAATGTGATTTATGCAGGGTTTGCATTTTGTTTGATCTTGCTCTGCAGGAAACACGCTGAACTTAGTGCTAATGGTTTAGACCATCATGATAAGTTCAGCATGTAGAGAGCATCAGCGTGCCATGGAAGGCCACCTAAAGTAAGCAGGTTATGTACAAATGCCTTATGTTAAAGGAGAGTGTTGCCTAATCAGGAAGTGTTTCTAAGCTTATAAGCAAGTTGACTGACCCCAGTTTGGTGGCATGAAAAGAAGCACGGGCTATAGtacaaaaccaaaaccacaTTTTATCACCAGTGATAACTGAATATATACAGAATTATATAATAGACCTAAGAAACTGTTGTTACATGCAGCTAAaagtctttaaataaataaaatgttttaagttcATATTTTAGCTCCACTTACAGGAACTAGATGCTATTGCACACCtgatggagattttttttttacatgtaagaGGAGGAAAATGGTTATTTGTGGGACAAGTTGTTACCGTGATGAAGTCCCCTCCCCTGCAGTCGATGTCAACGTTGTCATAATCCACACTGATCACTTCAGTGGGCTCTGCCATGAAGAAAGCAGCACAGCTGAGCTGAGGACGCTCTGCTGTGAAGGTGAACTGACCCTCCACTGCAACCATGTCCAGGCAACCTGAGAGACAATCACATATACGTCTATTTGTACAATTAGAATAGATGAGCATATCATAAACAAAACCACCAGAAAATAGCATGCATaagatgcatttttattttgtttaattaatactgtaattttcatcattattattattattattattattattattattattattatctactTTATCCACTATTTTGATTCTCTATTCAAATGAATGGTAcatgtcatgccaataaaacaaactgaaacttaaaaactgaaatatatatacatatatatatagagagagagagaaagagaaagagagagcgagagagagagagagagagagagagaggagtctAAGAAATATCACATGTCCTGTTAAAACttgacattttataattttgtagcaaagtacagtatattacagtgtatgtgagagataaataaatgaattcacatttgttttttttttatctttttctttctagtctttttgcaaaatataatctatatatagagagagagagatttcagATGACTTACGTAAAGGTCGGCGATACATTAATTCCTCAGGTATTTCTCTCTTGAGTTCCGAGttgaaaaatgaatataatTCATCTTTTGACATCTCGTTGTTCTGCAGAAGAAACATGTGTGTACACAGTTTAACGGGA harbors:
- the LOC122865940 gene encoding corticotropin-releasing factor-binding protein is translated as MRVMERTFREQLFFLVLCLSVLKGDSRYIENNEMSKDELYSFFNSELKREIPEELMYRRPLRCLDMVAVEGQFTFTAERPQLSCAAFFMAEPTEVISVDYDNVDIDCRGGDFITVFDGWVMKGEKFPSSQDHPVPLYERYVDYCDSGSLRRSVRSSQNVAMVFFRIHNAGSSFTLTVRKHINPFPCNVISQSPEGSYTMVIPQQHRNCSFSIIYPVEIDVSEFSLGHFNNFPKRSIPGCAESGDFVQLLGGNGIDTSKLLPITDLCISFTGPTHMKIGCDNTVVRMVSSGKFVNRVSFSYRLLDSQELQTIKLNNVEDFCFNY